The following are encoded in a window of Salinibacter ruber DSM 13855 genomic DNA:
- a CDS encoding tRNA-queuosine alpha-mannosyltransferase domain-containing protein, which translates to MNVLALEPWHSGSRRRFLDGLAEHSTHDIRSVTMPGRFWQWRMEGGGVTLAQKVRSVVDDGFRPDLLFATDMVNLPAVLSLARPHLDDVPAVVYFHENQLTYPVPPDEERERAYAITNYLSALAADRVVFNTQSHFDEFTEALPQLLRDFPDFTNMHTVRDIRDKSTVLHPGIDLAAHDEYRSADTGRTPRGTAPPVVLWNQRWEYDKNPSGFFRMMNRLDDAEVPFRLILAGKHFHEQPEAFERAFERYAGRILHYGYAEDFDQYSRLLHRADVVVSTARHEFFGGAIQEAIYCGCHPVLPNRLSYPELIPETHHRPLLHAPIFYDDADHLFAVLRSILQREERPLPPDTLRQMPAPLDWGAHAADYDDLFKTVVEQPLTPA; encoded by the coding sequence ATGAACGTTCTTGCCCTGGAGCCCTGGCACAGCGGGTCTCGGCGCCGCTTTCTGGATGGGCTTGCCGAGCACAGCACCCATGACATTCGCTCGGTCACCATGCCGGGGCGGTTCTGGCAGTGGCGGATGGAGGGCGGTGGGGTGACCCTGGCCCAGAAAGTACGATCGGTCGTGGACGACGGCTTCCGGCCCGACCTGCTCTTTGCCACGGACATGGTCAATCTGCCGGCCGTGCTGTCTCTCGCCCGCCCCCATCTCGACGACGTGCCGGCCGTCGTGTACTTCCACGAAAACCAACTCACCTATCCGGTGCCGCCCGACGAGGAGCGGGAGCGGGCCTACGCCATCACGAATTACCTCTCGGCCCTGGCCGCCGACCGGGTCGTCTTCAACACCCAGTCACACTTCGACGAGTTCACCGAGGCACTTCCCCAGCTCCTCCGCGACTTCCCCGACTTCACCAACATGCACACCGTGCGCGACATCCGCGACAAGAGCACGGTGCTGCACCCGGGCATCGACCTCGCGGCCCACGACGAGTACCGAAGCGCCGACACGGGCCGGACGCCGCGCGGCACCGCCCCGCCCGTCGTGCTCTGGAACCAGCGGTGGGAGTACGACAAGAACCCGTCGGGTTTTTTTCGGATGATGAACCGGCTCGACGACGCCGAGGTGCCGTTTCGTCTCATCCTGGCGGGAAAACACTTCCACGAGCAGCCGGAGGCGTTTGAGCGGGCCTTCGAACGCTACGCCGGGCGCATCCTCCACTACGGCTACGCGGAGGACTTCGACCAGTACAGCCGGCTGTTGCACCGGGCGGACGTGGTCGTGTCCACGGCCCGGCACGAGTTCTTCGGGGGGGCCATCCAGGAGGCCATCTACTGCGGCTGCCACCCGGTGCTGCCCAACCGCCTCAGCTATCCGGAGCTGATCCCCGAGACGCACCACCGCCCCCTCCTCCACGCCCCGATCTTCTACGACGACGCGGACCACCTTTTTGCGGTGCTCCGCTCCATTCTGCAACGGGAGGAGCGGCCCCTGCCGCCCGACACCCTGCGTCAGATGCCCGCCCCCCTCGACTGGGGCGCCCACGCGGCGGACTACGACGATTTGTTCAAAACCGTTGTGGAGCAGCCCCTCACCCCGGCGTAG